In the Nitrospirota bacterium genome, GCTGTGAGTTCATGATCGCGGTGAAGCTGGAGGAGGATGACATGCCGTTCGGTTTTTCCCATACCCGTCTCGGCATGGTGCGGTCTCTCGAGAAGCAGAGAGCGGAAGGTTCGGAGCCGAAGGAGCAGCCCGTACCCGGGGAGATGCCGGGTCTCCGCCATCCGCACCGGGAGGGCGGACCGGCATGATTTTCTCTTGAGGGCGCGCCTGCCGTTGTTTATAATGAACCCATGCAGGCACCTTCAGCCCTCACGAATGTCAGCATTGTGCTGGTGGATACCAAGACCGCGGAGAACATCGGCTCCGTTGCACGATGCATGATGAACATGGGCCTTTCCCGACTGGTGCTCGTGAGGCCGCCCCGCGACCGGGACGGCGCCCGGAAGCTCGCAGCGGGAGCCGGGCAGATACTGGACGCGGCAGCGGAATACTCCTGCCTGCGCGATGCAGTTTCCGGTCTGAACCTGGTAATCGGAGTATCGCGCCACCGGGGCAAACTGCGCCGGAATGTGCACACGCCCCGCGAAGCAGCCGCCGATGTCCTTCCCCTGCTTTCCGCGAATACCGTTGCACTGGTCTTCGGGAACGAAGTGAACGGACTGGACCGTGAGGACCTGGCGAACTGCCACGAATTCATCGCGATTCCGTCGTCGGACGCGTTTCCCTCCCTGAATCTGTCCCACGCCGTCA is a window encoding:
- a CDS encoding RNA methyltransferase, coding for MQAPSALTNVSIVLVDTKTAENIGSVARCMMNMGLSRLVLVRPPRDRDGARKLAAGAGQILDAAAEYSCLRDAVSGLNLVIGVSRHRGKLRRNVHTPREAAADVLPLLSANTVALVFGNEVNGLDREDLANCHEFIAIPSSDAFPSLNLSHAVMVVAYEFLVAAQGPVTPDSAEVAVQDELEQFYAHLEATLREIGFLDGRHPDRIMFAMRQLFGRTRLDSREVSMLRGILRNVGRTSNGSG